A genome region from Synchiropus splendidus isolate RoL2022-P1 chromosome 5, RoL_Sspl_1.0, whole genome shotgun sequence includes the following:
- the muc15 gene encoding mucin-15 yields the protein MDHRLVTLGLLLFFQGLPWLTLQDATFSLESNDVAFNMSDLLRSDTEQRLDKQSNASSVETSADDSSGAASGSLATFEANNNQTEETTWEEVNTTVTHRPLITTAARELNNSKSDQVDLTQGEALNSSVVNQNSTESSQNSTEMSQNATLSPGNSSAHLDFDNSTGPLDVSNATQTLPTSAPEVNVTKSVLPKPENTTELPKNTSLNDPAVETTAAPATTRAMTPGLFTTASAVQTTAGILKSSVAQKASNLTDKNAAAGSSSERGLDSKGKRQGAWGALLGIGVAVALVGFVAYVILKKRHQTGFTHRKLVEEFPSDPVLRLDNNEPLDLNFGGGAYYNPGLQGDHIQMSNFPQRKRN from the exons atggATCACAGGCTGGTCACTCTTGGACTCTTGCTCTTCTTTCAAGGCCTCCCGTGGTTGACTCTCCAAGACGCAACATTTAGTCTTGAGAGCAATGACGTTGCTTTTAATATGAGTGACCTTCTCAGAAGTGACACTGAACAGAGGTTGGACAAGCAAAGCAACGCATCCAGTGTGGAAACAAGCGCCGATGATTCCAGCGGAGCAGCTTCAGGATCTTTGGCCACATTTGAAGCTAACAACAACCAGACTGAAGAGACAACATGGGAGGAGGTCAACACCACTGTTACACATCGACCCCTGATAACAACTGCAGCAAGGGAATTAAACAATTCCAAATCGGATCAGGTTGATTTGACGCAGGGTGAAGCCTTAAACTCATCGGTGGTGAATCAAAACTCAACAGAGTCGAGTCAAAACTCGACCGAGATGAGTCAAAACGCAACTTTGTCACCTGGAAATTCATCCGCCCATTTGGATTTTGACAACTCAACAGGCCCTCTAGATGTGTCTAACGCTACTCAGACGCTCCCAACTTCAGCTCCAGAAGTCAACGTCACCAAATCAGTTCTGCCTAAAccagaaaacacaacagagcTACCCAAGAACACAAGCCTCAACGATCCGGCTGTGGAAACCACAGCAGCCCCTGCGACCACCAGGGCCATGACCCCAGGGTTATTCACGACTGCGTCTGCAGTTCAAACTACAGCAGGCATTCTGAAGTCCTCAGTCGCTCAGAAAGCATCAAACCTGACGGACAAGAATgcagcagcagggagcagcTCCGAAAGAG GTTTGGATTCAAAGGGTAAGCGGCAGGGTGCCTGGGGGGCTCTGCTGGGGATAGGGGTGGCAGTGGCTCTGGTTGGATTTGTGGCGTACGTCATTCTGAAAAAGAGGCATCAGACTGGTTTCACCCACAGGAAGCTGGTGGAGGAGTTTCCCTCAGATCCAG TCCTCAGATTGGACAACAACGAGCCTTTGGACTTGAACTTTGGAGGTGGAGCTTACTACAACCCCGGACTGCAGGGAGACCACATCCAAATGTCCAACTTCCCTCAACGCAAAAGAAACTAA